A single window of Senegalia massiliensis DNA harbors:
- the xerD gene encoding site-specific tyrosine recombinase XerD, whose protein sequence is MNILTTEFIDYIKWDKELSQNTIECYTRDLNQFINYLNENDITEDLTEISQTSIITYMLYLERKGRASSTISRRLASIRAFYQYLLNKNLIKKDPTLNLKSPKKNKRVPETLTLKEVDIFLEQPNISTTKGIRDKAMLELLYATGLKVSELLKLKIEDVDLDLGLVMTSKEFTNERVIPIGNIAVSSLKLYLNEFRRKLVKDKEQSFLFLNYNGNPLTRQGFWKIIKYYKNKACIDKKITPRILRHSFAAHLLENGADLKSVQTLLGHADISSTQIYANTDNKRLNEVYKKAHPRA, encoded by the coding sequence ATGAATATATTAACGACAGAATTTATAGACTATATAAAATGGGATAAAGAACTATCTCAAAATACAATAGAATGTTATACAAGAGACTTAAATCAATTTATTAATTATTTAAATGAAAATGATATAACAGAAGACTTAACAGAAATTTCACAAACTAGTATAATTACATATATGCTTTATTTAGAAAGGAAAGGAAGAGCTTCCTCAACAATATCTCGTAGATTAGCATCTATAAGAGCATTTTATCAATACTTATTAAATAAAAACTTAATTAAAAAAGACCCTACGTTGAACTTGAAATCACCTAAGAAAAATAAAAGAGTCCCTGAGACTTTAACCTTAAAAGAAGTTGATATATTTTTAGAACAGCCAAATATATCAACAACTAAAGGAATCAGAGATAAAGCAATGCTAGAATTACTTTATGCAACAGGTTTAAAAGTTAGTGAATTATTAAAATTAAAGATAGAAGATGTAGATTTAGATTTAGGATTAGTTATGACATCTAAAGAGTTTACAAATGAAAGGGTAATACCTATTGGTAATATTGCTGTAAGTTCATTAAAATTATATTTAAATGAGTTTAGAAGAAAGTTAGTAAAAGATAAAGAACAAAGTTTTTTATTTTTAAATTACAATGGTAACCCACTAACAAGACAAGGATTTTGGAAAATAATAAAATATTATAAAAATAAAGCATGTATAGATAAAAAGATAACTCCTCGTATATTAAGACATTCATTTGCTGCCCATTTACTTGAAAATGGAGCTGATTTAAAATCTGTACAAACTTTATTAGGACATGCTGATATATCTTCTACTCAAATATATGCCAATACAGATAATAAAAGGCTAAATGAAGTTTATAAGAAAGCACATCCAAGAGCATAA
- the spoIIM gene encoding stage II sporulation protein M, translating to MSNFKNEFIKHFKKNIFVYLSIIITIMIGISAGVITIKIMSESQTSNLYSFLNNFFDIIENEEVQNTILLKDSIMNNIKTTIIIWLMGIVVIGIPITFTIILLRGFTIGFTIGFMIDNFGFKGFLLSFLTLIPPNIFIIPGLIIVSSLSTIYSINFIKNRKKSQRENMLKEAFRFSFFVFLSLIAFLFSGLIEAYITPYLIKIIL from the coding sequence TTGTCTAATTTTAAAAATGAATTCATAAAACACTTTAAGAAAAATATTTTTGTTTATTTATCAATTATAATTACAATAATGATAGGAATATCTGCTGGTGTTATTACTATAAAAATAATGTCTGAATCACAAACAAGTAATTTATATAGTTTTTTAAATAATTTTTTTGATATTATTGAAAATGAAGAAGTACAAAATACTATATTACTTAAAGATTCGATTATGAATAATATTAAGACTACCATCATTATTTGGCTAATGGGTATAGTTGTAATAGGAATCCCTATTACTTTTACAATTATTTTATTAAGAGGATTTACAATTGGATTCACAATTGGGTTTATGATTGATAATTTTGGATTTAAAGGTTTTTTATTATCTTTTTTAACTTTAATTCCTCCTAATATATTTATAATACCCGGGCTTATTATAGTATCTTCTTTATCAACAATTTATAGCATTAATTTCATAAAAAACAGAAAAAAATCACAAAGAGAAAATATGTTAAAAGAAGCTTTTAGATTTTCGTTCTTTGTTTTTTTGTCATTAATTGCTTTTTTGTTTTCTGGATTAATAGAAGCTTATATTACTCCTTATCTTATTAAGATAATCTTATAA
- a CDS encoding NUDIX hydrolase, translating into MSYIERTMKSEKVYEGKVLNLRIDTVELPDKKYSKREIVEHPGAVCIVPITSDNKIYLVNQYRKSIDKEILELPAGKIEIGEEPKECAIRELKEETGLTANKYEYMTEFYTSPGFCNEKIHLFFARELEQGIATPDIDEYIDVKTYSLDELLHMVQIGEISDAKTIIGIQMINATFASKNE; encoded by the coding sequence ATGAGTTATATTGAGAGAACTATGAAATCTGAAAAAGTATATGAAGGGAAAGTATTAAATTTAAGAATAGATACTGTTGAATTACCAGATAAAAAATACTCAAAAAGAGAAATTGTAGAACATCCTGGTGCCGTATGTATTGTTCCTATAACTTCAGATAATAAAATATATTTGGTTAATCAATATAGAAAATCTATTGACAAAGAAATTCTTGAATTACCTGCAGGTAAAATAGAGATTGGAGAAGAGCCTAAAGAATGTGCTATTAGAGAATTAAAAGAAGAAACTGGTCTGACAGCTAATAAATATGAATATATGACTGAGTTTTATACTTCACCAGGATTTTGTAATGAGAAAATTCATTTATTTTTTGCTAGAGAGTTAGAACAAGGGATTGCTACTCCAGATATTGATGAATATATTGATGTAAAGACATATTCATTGGATGAATTACTCCATATGGTTCAAATTGGAGAAATAAGTGATGCTAAAACAATTATTGGTATTCAAATGATTAACGCTACATTTGCTAGTAAAAATGAATAA
- the spo0A gene encoding sporulation transcription factor Spo0A yields the protein MNNSKIDILIADDNKDFCNILNEYLSTQDDVNVSGIANDGLEALDLISNKIPDVLVLDIIMPHLDGLGVLEKLNSINLDKYPKIIVLSAVGEDKITQRAISLGADYYVVKPFDFEVFMKRIRQLNGGMGETNKRNINSNKANGIINRTTYNKTKTLEANITNIIHEIGVPAHIKGYLYLREAIGMVVERIDLLSAVTKELYPEIAKKFNTTPSRVERAIRHAIEVAWSRGKIDTINNLFGYTVQNNKGKPTNSEFIAMVADKLRLERTN from the coding sequence ATGAACAATTCTAAGATCGATATATTGATTGCAGATGATAATAAAGATTTTTGTAATATACTGAATGAATATTTATCTACACAAGATGATGTAAATGTTAGTGGAATAGCAAATGATGGATTAGAAGCATTAGACTTAATCTCAAATAAGATTCCAGATGTATTAGTACTAGATATTATAATGCCACATTTAGATGGGTTAGGAGTTTTGGAAAAACTAAACTCTATTAATCTAGATAAGTATCCTAAAATTATAGTATTATCTGCAGTAGGTGAAGATAAAATAACTCAAAGAGCAATAAGTTTAGGTGCAGATTATTATGTTGTAAAGCCTTTTGATTTTGAAGTTTTTATGAAAAGGATTAGACAATTAAATGGTGGTATGGGAGAAACAAATAAAAGGAATATAAATAGTAATAAAGCAAATGGAATAATAAATAGAACTACCTATAATAAAACTAAAACCTTAGAAGCTAATATCACTAATATAATACACGAAATTGGGGTTCCTGCTCATATAAAAGGATATTTATATTTGAGGGAAGCTATAGGCATGGTAGTAGAAAGAATAGATTTATTAAGTGCTGTAACAAAAGAATTATATCCTGAAATAGCAAAAAAATTTAATACAACTCCAAGTAGAGTTGAAAGAGCAATAAGACATGCAATTGAAGTAGCATGGAGCAGAGGAAAAATAGATACTATAAACAATTTATTTGGATATACTGTTCAAAATAATAAAGGAAAACCTACTAATAGTGAATTTATAGCAATGGTGGCAGATAAATTAAGATTAGAAAGGACCAACTAA
- the spoIVB gene encoding SpoIVB peptidase: MDSNKLNKRKLLFYIILLTCSIYLLQIVNLYKIPSEVNIFEGGKKDINLLLPFTINNKLNSKNNILRIENNKNNSKFNTSNRYSLKSKKIGSTNLNIELLGLFPVKTVQVNIMDRIKLQPGGQSIGVKLKTEGVLIVALSDIKGKDGENHTPGIESGLKIGDSILEINDIKVKDSYHVIDLLNDIQDSKIKLKIKRNEEELIKHIVPIKSKEDGIYRIGLWVRDKTAGIGTLTFYDKKTKKFAALGHGISDIDTGKLMNISGGEILEASISSIEQGTKGHPGELKGMFFESQNLLGNIEKNTSLGIYGTINKEMNNSYYKDSIPIALQHEVKKGKAYILSTIGNKDVNKYEVEIVKKETQANIAPKSMTIKITDKKLLSKTGGIVQGMSGSPIIQDGKIIGAITHVFVNDPTKGYGLYIEWMLEESGILKNDIGMQKIRDFPYFFC; the protein is encoded by the coding sequence TTGGATTCTAACAAATTAAACAAAAGAAAATTATTATTCTATATAATCTTATTAACTTGTAGTATATATTTATTACAAATAGTGAATTTATATAAAATTCCATCAGAAGTAAATATTTTTGAAGGTGGCAAAAAAGATATTAATTTATTGTTGCCATTTACTATTAATAATAAATTAAATTCTAAAAATAATATATTAAGAATAGAAAACAATAAAAATAATTCAAAATTCAACACTAGTAATAGATATAGTTTAAAAAGCAAAAAAATTGGAAGTACAAATCTTAATATTGAATTATTAGGTTTATTTCCTGTAAAAACAGTACAAGTAAATATTATGGATAGAATTAAACTGCAACCGGGTGGTCAATCTATAGGAGTAAAGTTAAAGACAGAAGGTGTATTAATTGTAGCATTATCAGATATTAAAGGAAAAGATGGAGAAAATCACACTCCAGGTATAGAATCAGGTTTAAAAATAGGAGATTCAATATTGGAAATAAACGATATTAAAGTTAAAGATTCTTATCATGTAATAGATTTATTAAATGATATTCAAGATAGTAAAATTAAATTAAAAATTAAAAGAAATGAAGAAGAACTAATTAAACATATAGTCCCTATAAAAAGTAAAGAAGACGGAATATACAGAATCGGTCTTTGGGTAAGAGATAAAACAGCAGGAATAGGAACTTTAACTTTTTATGATAAAAAAACTAAAAAATTTGCAGCATTAGGTCATGGAATTTCTGATATTGATACTGGTAAATTAATGAATATAAGTGGAGGAGAGATACTTGAAGCAAGCATTTCTTCAATTGAGCAGGGGACTAAAGGTCATCCTGGTGAATTAAAGGGTATGTTTTTTGAATCTCAAAATTTATTAGGTAATATAGAAAAAAATACATCTTTAGGTATATACGGTACTATAAATAAAGAAATGAATAATTCATATTACAAAGATTCAATACCGATAGCATTACAACATGAAGTGAAAAAAGGAAAAGCATATATATTAAGTACTATTGGAAATAAAGATGTTAATAAATATGAAGTAGAAATAGTAAAAAAAGAAACACAAGCTAATATTGCACCAAAAAGTATGACAATAAAAATAACAGATAAAAAACTTTTGTCAAAAACTGGTGGAATTGTTCAGGGAATGAGTGGAAGTCCTATAATACAAGATGGTAAAATAATTGGTGCTATAACCCATGTGTTTGTAAATGATCCAACTAAAGGTTATGGATTATATATTGAATGGATGTTAGAAGAATCAGGAATATTAAAAAACGACATAGGAATGCAAAAAATAAGGGATTTCCCTTATTTTTTTTGTTGA
- the recN gene encoding DNA repair protein RecN, whose protein sequence is MILELNIKNFAIINDLKISFTKGFNVLTGETGAGKSIIIDAVGLILGDRSNKDFIKVGQDKSIIEALFYLENPSHVKKLLGSYGIQYELDDTLLITREIHKNGRSFSRVNGHTITLNMLRKITSSLVDIYGQHEHQSLLNSENHIELIDLLGDKDLILHKKEIRREYIQLNELKNKLSKIVTDEKERERKIDLLKFQLDEINSGSLKLDEENELINKYTKLSNLEEIAKKLNSVHTILDSDDYNNSSVIDELNKVSNMLNNISKFDNNIKEYEKNINEIIYQIQDLTRDIRNYYENIDYDVEKLSILEERMELINKLKRKYGNTIDEILEYRDNIEEELNIIINNEKQINILKSDIEQLNIKILNESKILSKKRIKVIKTFEKKMIDELYNLNMKNIKFKVNHEILNTPNINGIDKVEFLIATNLGEPLRKLSKIVSGGEMSRIMLAFKSIIVGVDNISTMIFDEIDTGISGRTAQIVGEKIVNISRNHQVLCITHLPQIAAMSDSHYLINKIEDNGNVRTVVNRLDYKSKIEELSRLLGGVNLTDTTRLHAEEMIKMSKKYK, encoded by the coding sequence ATGATTTTAGAGCTAAATATTAAGAATTTTGCTATAATTAATGATTTAAAGATTTCCTTTACAAAAGGGTTCAATGTTTTAACTGGTGAAACAGGAGCAGGTAAATCAATAATAATTGATGCAGTAGGACTTATTTTAGGTGATAGATCAAATAAGGACTTTATAAAAGTTGGACAAGATAAATCTATAATTGAAGCATTATTTTACTTAGAAAATCCAAGTCATGTAAAAAAATTACTAGGCAGTTATGGTATACAATATGAATTAGATGATACTCTTTTAATAACAAGAGAAATTCATAAAAATGGTAGAAGCTTTTCTAGAGTTAATGGACATACTATAACTTTAAATATGTTAAGAAAGATAACAAGCTCTTTAGTTGATATTTATGGACAACATGAACATCAATCACTTTTAAATTCAGAAAATCATATTGAACTTATTGATTTATTAGGAGATAAGGATTTAATTTTGCATAAAAAAGAAATTCGTAGAGAGTATATACAATTAAACGAATTAAAAAACAAACTATCAAAAATTGTTACTGATGAAAAGGAAAGAGAAAGAAAAATTGATTTATTGAAATTTCAGTTAGATGAAATAAATTCTGGAAGTTTAAAATTAGATGAGGAAAATGAACTTATAAATAAATATACAAAATTATCTAACTTAGAAGAAATAGCAAAAAAGTTAAATTCTGTCCATACAATTTTAGATTCTGATGATTATAATAATTCATCAGTTATTGATGAATTAAATAAAGTTTCAAACATGTTAAATAATATTTCTAAATTTGATAATAATATTAAAGAATATGAAAAAAATATAAATGAAATAATATATCAAATTCAAGATTTAACAAGAGATATAAGAAATTATTATGAAAATATAGATTATGATGTTGAAAAACTATCTATTTTAGAAGAAAGAATGGAATTAATAAATAAATTAAAAAGAAAATATGGAAATACCATAGATGAAATTTTAGAGTATAGAGATAATATAGAAGAAGAACTTAATATAATTATTAACAATGAAAAACAAATAAATATATTGAAATCAGATATTGAACAATTAAATATAAAAATTTTAAATGAATCAAAAATTTTATCAAAAAAAAGAATTAAAGTTATAAAAACTTTTGAGAAGAAAATGATAGATGAATTATATAATCTTAATATGAAAAATATAAAATTTAAAGTTAATCATGAAATATTAAATACTCCAAATATAAATGGGATTGATAAAGTTGAATTTTTAATAGCTACAAATTTAGGAGAGCCTCTTAGAAAATTATCAAAAATAGTTTCCGGAGGAGAAATGTCAAGAATAATGTTAGCTTTTAAATCAATAATTGTAGGAGTTGACAATATTTCAACTATGATTTTTGATGAAATTGATACTGGTATTAGTGGAAGAACTGCACAAATAGTTGGAGAAAAAATAGTAAATATATCTAGAAATCATCAAGTTCTTTGTATAACTCATTTACCTCAAATAGCAGCTATGTCAGATTCACATTATTTAATAAATAAAATAGAAGACAATGGGAATGTTAGAACTGTAGTTAATAGATTAGATTATAAATCTAAAATAGAAGAACTTTCTAGATTACTTGGAGGCGTAAATCTTACAGATACAACACGACTTCATGCTGAAGAAATGATTAAAATGTCAAAAAAATACAAGTAA
- a CDS encoding arginine repressor, whose amino-acid sequence MKKYVRQSKIIDLINHNEIETQEELAKFLRESGIEVTQATVSRDIKELRLVKVMSKTGKYKYAAIGQNQDGITERLVNIFKNSIVSIKVAGHILVLKTIPGAAQISASAIDNLNVKEIIGTIAGDDTLFVAITDVDKIDDILDIFYKMLE is encoded by the coding sequence ATGAAAAAATATGTTAGACAAAGTAAAATAATTGATTTAATAAATCATAATGAAATAGAAACACAAGAAGAATTAGCTAAATTTTTAAGAGAATCTGGTATTGAAGTGACACAAGCAACAGTATCAAGAGATATAAAAGAATTAAGACTTGTAAAAGTTATGTCTAAAACTGGTAAATATAAATATGCTGCTATTGGACAAAATCAGGATGGAATAACAGAAAGATTAGTTAATATTTTTAAAAATTCTATAGTTTCAATAAAAGTAGCAGGTCATATATTAGTATTAAAAACAATACCTGGAGCAGCACAAATATCAGCTTCTGCTATTGATAATTTAAATGTCAAGGAAATAATAGGGACAATTGCTGGTGATGACACTTTATTTGTTGCTATTACAGATGTAGATAAAATTGATGATATATTAGATATATTCTATAAAATGTTGGAATAG
- a CDS encoding TlyA family RNA methyltransferase, protein MELKRIDILLKEKGLVKSRELAQKAISKNIVKYNGTFIKKASMKVPMNANLELTDEPLKYVSRAGYKLEKAISAFNIDLKNKIAIDMGASTGGFTDCMLQNGIKKVYSIDVGHSQLDEKLINNSKVINMENINIRYLDLNKIQDDIDFISIDVSFISITKILNVAEKLLKNDGKIVALIKPQFEIGREFLGKKAIVKDKKYHLKAVNTIKDFLKTTKLNLVDIDYSPIKGSRGNIEFLALISTSNPTFDIDKKIKEIINNSHSSND, encoded by the coding sequence ATGGAACTTAAACGTATAGATATTTTGTTAAAAGAGAAAGGGTTAGTTAAAAGCAGAGAATTAGCTCAGAAAGCCATATCAAAAAACATTGTTAAATATAATGGAACTTTTATAAAAAAAGCATCAATGAAAGTTCCTATGAATGCTAATTTAGAACTAACAGATGAACCACTAAAATATGTTAGTCGAGCAGGTTATAAACTGGAAAAGGCAATAAGCGCTTTTAATATTGATTTAAAGAATAAAATTGCAATAGATATGGGGGCATCTACAGGCGGTTTTACTGATTGTATGCTTCAAAATGGAATAAAAAAGGTATATTCTATAGATGTAGGACATTCTCAACTTGATGAAAAATTAATTAATAATTCTAAAGTAATTAATATGGAGAATATAAATATAAGGTACTTAGATTTAAATAAGATACAGGATGACATTGATTTTATCTCTATTGATGTATCATTTATTTCAATAACTAAGATTTTAAATGTAGCTGAAAAATTATTAAAGAATGATGGAAAGATAGTTGCCTTAATTAAACCTCAATTTGAAATTGGAAGGGAGTTTTTAGGTAAGAAAGCTATTGTCAAAGATAAAAAATATCATTTAAAAGCAGTAAATACTATAAAAGACTTTTTAAAAACTACGAAACTTAACTTAGTAGATATTGATTATTCTCCAATAAAAGGATCAAGAGGTAATATAGAATTTTTAGCATTAATTAGTACTTCTAATCCTACATTTGATATAGATAAAAAAATAAAAGAGATCATAAATAATTCTCATAGTAGTAATGATTGA
- the dxs gene encoding 1-deoxy-D-xylulose-5-phosphate synthase, whose protein sequence is MNVLEKVDCISDLKKLNNSELNILSSEIRKYLLDNISKTGGHVASNLGVVELTIAIHKVFNSPKDKIIWDVGHQSYIHKILTGRKKQLSSIRQLDGLSGFPKRCESSHDTFETGHSSTSISAGLGMAIARDIKGEKHDIVSIIGDGSMTAGMAFEALNHAGDIKSKMIVILNDNEMSISENVGGLSKYLDRIRTAPTYGRMKDDFENILNSIPAIGKTMVRTAEKAKDSFKYFVVPGVLFEELGFTYLGPIDGHNIQSLIKTLNRAKRVNGPVIVHVRTKKGKGYKYAEQNPDKFHGTSAFNLDTGKALKKTKGIKYSQVFGDKLYEIALKNKNVVAITAAMPSGTGLDKFKEKLPQKFIDVGIAEQHAVTLAAGLASQGLKPFFAVYSTFLQRGYDQIVHDVALQNLPVVFAIDRGGLVGNDGETHHGVFDFSYLSHIPNLIIMAPKDKLELEKMIEFSSEYEEGPIALRYPRGISVVKNELTTNNELILGKGETIIEGKDIAIISIGKMVEISYEACIKLNNKNINPTLINIRFLKPIDENLIRKLSNKYKLIITVEDNVINGGLGTTVNRTLIKSNYRGKVLNIGLPDKFIEHGDTDKLFEKYKLDSNSIFETILNYIK, encoded by the coding sequence ATGAATGTTTTAGAAAAGGTAGATTGTATATCAGATTTAAAAAAACTAAATAATTCTGAATTAAATATATTAAGTAGTGAAATTAGAAAGTATTTACTAGATAATATTTCAAAAACCGGTGGGCATGTAGCTTCTAATTTAGGAGTTGTTGAGCTTACTATTGCAATTCATAAAGTATTCAATAGTCCTAAAGATAAGATTATTTGGGATGTAGGACATCAATCTTATATACATAAGATTTTGACTGGAAGAAAAAAGCAATTATCAAGCATAAGGCAACTTGATGGATTAAGTGGTTTTCCAAAAAGATGTGAGTCTTCTCATGATACTTTTGAAACTGGACATAGTTCTACTTCAATATCTGCAGGTCTTGGTATGGCAATAGCAAGAGATATAAAAGGAGAAAAACATGATATTGTTTCAATTATAGGTGATGGCTCTATGACAGCTGGGATGGCATTTGAAGCTTTAAATCATGCTGGTGATATTAAAAGTAAAATGATAGTAATATTAAATGACAATGAAATGTCCATATCTGAAAACGTTGGAGGCTTATCTAAATATCTTGATAGAATTAGAACAGCACCAACTTATGGAAGGATGAAAGATGATTTTGAGAATATATTGAATAGTATCCCTGCTATAGGTAAAACTATGGTAAGAACAGCAGAAAAAGCTAAGGATAGTTTTAAATATTTTGTTGTCCCAGGAGTACTTTTTGAAGAATTAGGCTTCACTTATCTTGGTCCTATTGATGGTCATAACATACAATCTCTTATTAAAACTTTGAATAGAGCGAAGAGAGTAAATGGGCCAGTTATTGTTCATGTACGTACAAAGAAGGGAAAAGGATATAAATATGCTGAACAAAACCCTGATAAATTTCATGGAACTTCAGCATTTAATTTAGATACGGGTAAAGCTTTGAAAAAAACTAAAGGAATTAAGTATTCTCAAGTATTTGGAGATAAATTATATGAGATTGCTCTAAAAAATAAGAATGTTGTTGCTATAACTGCAGCTATGCCTTCAGGAACTGGATTAGATAAATTTAAAGAGAAGCTACCTCAAAAGTTTATTGATGTAGGTATAGCAGAACAGCATGCTGTAACACTTGCTGCAGGACTTGCATCTCAAGGATTGAAACCTTTTTTTGCTGTATATTCTACATTTTTACAAAGAGGTTATGATCAAATAGTACATGATGTAGCTTTACAAAACTTACCTGTGGTATTTGCTATTGATAGAGGTGGACTTGTTGGAAATGATGGTGAGACACATCATGGTGTTTTTGATTTTTCTTATTTAAGTCATATACCTAATCTTATAATAATGGCTCCAAAGGACAAACTTGAACTAGAAAAAATGATAGAATTTAGTAGCGAATATGAGGAAGGTCCTATTGCTTTAAGATATCCTAGGGGAATAAGCGTAGTAAAAAATGAATTAACTACAAATAATGAATTAATTTTAGGTAAAGGTGAGACGATTATAGAAGGGAAAGATATTGCAATTATATCAATTGGAAAAATGGTAGAGATAAGTTATGAAGCATGTATTAAATTAAATAACAAAAATATTAACCCTACACTTATAAATATAAGATTTTTGAAACCAATTGATGAAAACTTAATTCGAAAACTTTCTAACAAATATAAATTAATTATAACTGTAGAAGATAATGTTATAAATGGTGGTCTTGGAACAACTGTAAATCGAACTTTAATTAAAAGTAATTATAGAGGTAAAGTATTAAACATTGGTTTACCTGACAAATTTATTGAACACGGTGATACAGATAAACTGTTTGAAAAATACAAACTAGATTCTAATAGTATATTTGAAACTATTTTAAACTATATTAAATAA
- a CDS encoding polyprenyl synthetase family protein encodes MDFYNELEKYKNIVENELKKVLNDLDLPQQKIVESMRYSLLSGGKRLRPILLIKSCELFGGNIKSAIKFSIAMEMIHTYSLIHDDLPAMDDDDYRRGQLTNHKVYDESIAILAGDALLNHAYEVMIDEVIANDYSKEYINAMNVISKASGYKGMIGGQVVDIISEKKQIDYKTLNFIHKYKTSKLIEASIIAGATIGGANTEQINILKKYSEYIGISFQIKDDILDIVGDKNILGKDIGSDIEKKKSTYVSIYGMEKSKSDLNMYKEKAIEIMKKIESDESIFFMDLAEYLTKRVN; translated from the coding sequence TTGGATTTTTATAATGAGTTAGAAAAATATAAAAACATTGTTGAAAATGAATTGAAAAAAGTATTAAATGACTTAGATTTACCTCAACAAAAAATTGTTGAGTCAATGAGATATAGTTTATTATCAGGTGGAAAAAGGTTGAGACCGATACTTTTAATTAAGAGTTGTGAGTTATTTGGTGGAAATATAAAATCAGCAATAAAATTTTCAATTGCTATGGAGATGATACATACCTATTCATTGATACATGATGATTTACCAGCTATGGATGATGATGATTATCGACGAGGACAACTTACTAATCATAAAGTATATGATGAATCAATTGCTATATTAGCAGGAGATGCTCTTCTAAATCATGCTTATGAAGTAATGATAGATGAAGTAATAGCAAATGACTATTCAAAAGAATATATTAATGCAATGAATGTAATTTCTAAAGCATCTGGATATAAAGGTATGATAGGCGGACAAGTAGTTGATATAATATCAGAAAAAAAACAAATTGATTATAAAACATTGAATTTTATTCATAAATATAAAACTTCAAAATTAATAGAAGCTTCTATAATTGCAGGTGCTACTATAGGTGGTGCAAATACAGAACAAATAAATATTTTGAAAAAATATAGTGAATATATTGGAATATCATTTCAAATAAAAGATGATATATTAGATATAGTAGGAGATAAGAATATTTTAGGAAAAGATATTGGAAGTGATATAGAGAAGAAAAAAAGCACTTATGTCTCTATTTATGGAATGGAAAAATCTAAATCTGATTTAAATATGTATAAAGAAAAAGCTATTGAAATTATGAAAAAAATAGAATCAGATGAATCTATTTTTTTCATGGACTTAGCAGAATACCTAACTAAAAGAGTAAATTAA
- the xseB gene encoding exodeoxyribonuclease VII small subunit, which translates to MINYNELKFEEAIDELDNIIERLEKGDITIDSALDEFKKGIDLYKHCYKKIEETEGKIKLILEDSDKNIKETDFENIE; encoded by the coding sequence GTGATTAATTATAATGAATTAAAATTTGAAGAAGCTATAGATGAATTGGATAATATAATTGAAAGGTTAGAAAAAGGAGATATAACAATTGATAGTGCTTTAGATGAATTTAAAAAAGGTATTGATTTATATAAACATTGTTATAAAAAAATTGAAGAAACAGAAGGGAAAATAAAACTAATATTAGAAGACAGCGATAAAAACATAAAAGAAACTGACTTTGAAAACATAGAATAG